In Panulirus ornatus isolate Po-2019 chromosome 18, ASM3632096v1, whole genome shotgun sequence, the DNA window tgaatgtaggtttgcggaaggggtgtgtgatgtctccatggttgtttaatttgtttaggaatggggttgttagggaggtgaatgcaagagttttggaaagaggggcaagtatgaagtctgttgtggatgagagagcatgggaagtgagtcagttgttgttcgctgatgatacagcgctggtggttgattcatgtgagaaactgcagaagctggtgactgagtttggtgaagtgtgtgaaagaagaaagttaagagtagatgtgaataagagcaaggttattaggtacagtagggtggagggtcaagtcaactgggaggtaagcttgaatggagaaaaactggaggaagtaaagtgttttagatatctgggaatggatctggcagcggatggaaccatggaagcggaagtggatcatagggtgggggagggggcgaaaatcctgggagccttgaagaatgtgtggaagtcgagaacattatctcggaaagcaaaaatgggtatgtttgaaggaatagtggttccaacaatgttgtatggttgcgaggcgtgggctatggatagagttgtgcgcaggaggatggatgtgctggaaatgagatgtttgaggacaatgtgtggtgtgaggtggtttgatcgagtaagtaacgtaagggtaagagagatgtgtggaaataaaaagagcgtgattgagagagcagaagagggtgttttgaaatggtttgggcacatggagagaatgagtgagaaaagattgaccaagaggatatatgtgtcggaggtggagggaaggaggagaagtgggagaccaaattggaggtggaaagatggagtgaaaaagattttgcgtgatcggcgcctgaacatgcaggagggtgaaaggagggcaaggaatagagtgaattggatcgatgtggtatgccggggctgacgtgctgtcagtggattgaatcaaggcatgtgaagcgtctggggtaaaccatggaaagctgtgtaggtatgtatatttgcgtgtgtggacgtatgtatatacatgtgtatggggatgggttgggccatttctttcgtctgtttccttgcgctacctcgcaaacgcgggtgacagcgacaaaacgaaaaaaaaaaaaaaatatatatatatatatatatatatatatatatatatatatatatatatatattttttttttttttttttcgttttgtcgctgtcacccgcgtttgcgaggtagcgcaaggaaacagacgaaagaaatggcccaacccatccccatacacatgtatatacatacgtccacacacgcaaatatacatacctacacagctttccatggtttaccccagacgcttcacatgccttgattcaatccactgacagcacgtcagccccggcataccacatcgatccaattcactctattccttgccctcctttcaccctcctgcatgttcaggcgccgatcacgcaaaatctttgtcgctgtctcccgcgttagcgacgtagctcCCGGCTTCGACGacctatcaatggactgaaccaaggaatgtgaaacgattggggtaaaccatggtaaacgACGTCCGCCCACCCACAttcccacttgcacacacacacacacacacacgcccttatGCCCACCCGAAACCCAGTGGTCGGTACTCACGATGCGGCCGAGGGAGAAGAGGCAGAGGACCACCTGCGGGATGTTGCGTCGCTCGTAGAGGTCGGCCGTCTGGAAGATTTCCTCGTGCGGCACACCGTACTTCTTGATGGCCTCCTGGAACCTGGAACATCGTCCTCCAGGTTAACCTCTACCGTCCGTAACGTACGTCTTGACACACAATATAGACCAGACATGACTACTTGCTGGTGTCTGGCAACATTGATGGTAACCATCTTAAACATGAACCCTTCATGACACATCTACTGGAGAGAGAACCAGGGCTCTTCCTTGCTCTTTCTTAAACTACTTGTTCAGCACATCAGGAATCTCATGAATACCACTCACTTCTCATGGTAGTGTGAATGGATGGGATGGGAGTGCAGTCAACAAGGAAAAATTTGAAATAAGATGAAAAGCAGGAGAGTACGAGATGCTTGACTGAGTCAGGTGCCCCAGTGTCAGTCAGTCACATGGTTGTTGACAGATGAGAGGTTATATATGCCCATGTAAATAGGAACTGagttaaataatgatgataaattaacAGATTTAGTTCGTGTTCCTTACTCTTCCTGGTTCCCTCAGTATACATCAAACAGCTACAGAAGTCCCTTTTAGCAGCTTACTGTCGTACATATACTAAATGAACATAAGGAACTACAAATATACCTTCTCAGTTGTGTACATGGCATCTCCCCGATTGACACAGCAAGGGCAACCAACACCTAGGTGTCAGCAGCCGGCAGtattaccacaacacacacaagctACAGCCTAAATTAACATTGTACATGACGCGTCCGAAGGTTGTGAGGGTACGTGACTCACCTCTGTATGTTCTCCATGAGTTTGAAGGATCCGCCGGAGGTCTGGATCTTCTTGACGGAGCCCGGCGCGATCTTGTTGATGAGGTTACAGAGGATGACGCCATCACGGAACACGTCCTCAAAGTTACCAGGCGGAAGCTTCTCCCCCAACACCGCCTCCACCCAGGCCATCACCTCCTGCTCGAGCTCCTTGTTGCGACCCTGTCGAGGACGAAGGgctcttacacgcacacacacacacacacacactgaactacagaccagacTCTCTGACGAGTGTAGTCTATAAGATACTAGAACGGGTtaccagaaagcaaatgaataatTGCTTGAAAAAGATAAATCATCTGAACGAGAGTGAGCATGACTTCAGGGATATGTTGTAAACCAACTTGAGACTTACAAGGGCGAATGAACTCCGTTTTAGAGAAGATAAAAGCATGGGCGAACTGTGTGTATGTAGACTGCCATCTACTATGTACCATGTATCATGCAGGAGGCTAGTACATAAGGTGAGAGCACATCGATAGGTAGAAGACCACAAGTCAGACGAGCCACCATGTACCTGGGAGCGGGTTTGGGCTTACTACTGAATGATGTACCCCACACctcggtcctgggaccattgctcttcctgACCTGCCAAAAGGATGGGACTCATGCCTGGTCATGTTTACGGATCATGTCAAGGTCATGAGTAAAGAGAAGAGTGATGACGCTTGCATCCACCCACAAGGGGTACTAGACAAACTCCATatttggtctgatacatgaaGAAATATAGTCAGAGTAAATGCAAAGTACTTCTCAGCATTAACACCTGGCTCGTCCTGATCCTCCTCATTTCTCATATTCCTCCACCTTCCCACAACACCATCTCTGTCGCtctccctctcatcaacaactaCAAATTGACACAGAATCTGGCAGTTCCACTCCTCCGTCTGTCTTGGGTCaactaacacatccacctccctagCATCTTGGTCAACTGTTTATACTGTCGCCCAGTGGCGAACATCTTCCTCCGTACCAAAcctgaccacactaccacaccctggcACCCGCGACACTGCGACCACCACATCatttacaccatcaccacatccaaCACAACACAGAACCACACCCATCTTGCGCTTACCACACCTTTAAAGTCAGTCAGTACACCCAACACTACAGCCGGGGTGTTGCCCTGAACGCCCAGGAACACTCACTCCACAGCTTCTATTCctgactctccctcccacctcacacttACCCCTCTCCACGCCACACACTCCTGAACGCACTCTTCCCATATACGTTGCCAGCATCCAGGTATGGTAAAGTGTGGCATAGCATAATACTTTATGTCCCCTAAGACCTTGTCTTCACACTTCTCGGTTGATAACGCCGATGATCGCTCTTCCCCACCGCAACAAGATGTCGGCCTCTCCCATATCGTAGCATTCTATACACTATATCTGAACcgtggtgacgtgcagtcagaacaacacgtggtagagACGTGAtgacgtgcagtcagaacaaccgtggtagaggcgtggtgacgtgcagtcagaacaacacgtggtagaggcgtggtgacgtgcagtcagaacaacacgtggtagagACGTGATGACGTGCATtcagaacaacacgtggtagaggcgtggtgacgtgcagtcagaacggcacgtggtagaggcgtggtgacgtgcagtcagaacaacacgtggtagagACGTGATGACGTGCATtcagaacaacacgtggtagaggcgtggtgacgtgcagtcagaacaacacgtggtagagACGTGATGACGTGCATtcagaacaacacgtggtagaggcgtggtgacgtgcagtcagaacaacacgtggtagaggcgtggtgacgtgcagtcagaacaacacgtggtagagACGTGAtgacgtgcagtcagaacaacacgtggtagaggcGTGGTGACGTGCATtcagaacaacacgtggtagaggcGTGGTGACGTGCATtcagaacaacacgtggtagCACGTGGTAGAGACGTGATGACGTGCATtcagaacaacacgtggtagaggcGTGGTGACGTGCATtcagaacaacacgtggtagaggcgtggtgacgtgcagtcagaacgacacgtggtagaggcgtggtgacgtgcagtcagaacgacacgtggtagaggcgtggtgacatgcagtcagaacaacacgtggtagaggcGTGGTGACATGCAGTCAGAACAACTCGTGGTAGAGGCGTGGTGATATgcagtcagaacaacacgtggtagaggcGTGGTGACCTGCAGTCAGAACAGCACGTGGTAGTGACGTGGTGACCTgcagtcagaacaacacgtggtagTGACGTGGTGAACTgcagtcagaacaacacgtggtagTGACGTGGGACGTGCAGCCAGAACAACAGCCTTTATGTGAAATGAGAGCGAGTGATCAGCTGCGGGGGCTATAACACTATGTTGGACCAGGACAACTTGGTGGCTGGAAAGGCTGTAAGGGGCCGGAATACCTGGGAAGGGTTGGAAGAGATGATAGGGGCTGGAACGGCTGTGAGGGGTTGGAACAGCGGGAAATGGTGGGTAGAGCTAGGAGGGGCTAGAGCGGTTGTATTGTGATGATGGCATATGATGAGGAGCGGTGGCACGTTGAGTGTGTGATGAATGGAGAAGAAGAGTAATAGCTTCAGGGGCAGGAGGTGAAGTGAGCGAGGGAAGAGCAGAGTGAGAGGGGAGCGTTATGTCCTTGTTGACACTCTTACTGCTGGGGACTTCGTGCGTAATGGTAGCTGGGCTGGTGCTGACCAGCAGTGTTGGTGCTAGGCAGCTGTTTGGTCGCCGGGCTGATGATAGCCAGCAATGTTAGTCGCTGGATTTTCATATATTTAAGAGTTATCTAACTCATCGATAATGGTAATGTCTTCAGAGCACTAACTGATATACCTTTAAAATCATTGATTGAATTAGTAACAAAATTAATTCTACTTACTTCATATCGGAAATAACTTCCATCTTGCAAGTAACATTGTAGAGTGTTACCCCAAGTATCATCTCTCCAGTTGTGGTACTTAGGTCAACCCAACTTGAATTGTATTTACTAAAAATGGTGCACAGATCCCTGTACCTCACTTGTCTGCAAGAAGGGCACGTTTACCAAGCCTCTAGCAAACGTTAagtcatcgtatatatatatatatatatatatatatatatatatatatatatatatatattcttttttttgctttgtcgctgtctcccgcgtttgcgaggtagcgcaaggaaacagacgaaagaaatggcccaacccacccccatacacatgtatatacatacgtccacacacgcaaatatacatacctacacagctttccatggtttaccccagacgcttcacatgccctgattcaatccactgacagcacgtcaaccccggtataccacatcgctccaactcactctattccttgccctcctttcaccctcctgcatgttcaggccccgatcacacaaaatctttttcactccatctttccacctccaatttggtctccctcttctcctcgttccctccacctccgacacatatatcctcttggtcaatctttcctcactcattctctccatgtgaccaaaccatttcaaaacaccctcttctgctctctcaaccacgctctttttatttccacacatctctcttacccttacgttacttactcgatcaaaccacctcacaccacacattgtctcaaacatctcatttccagcacatccatccttctgcgcaaaactctatccatagtccacgcctcgcaaccatacaacattgttggaaccactattccttcaaacatacccatttttgctctccgagataatgttctcgacttccacacattcttcaaggctcccagaattttcgccccctcccccaccctatgatccacttccgcttccatggttccatccgctgccagatccactaccagatatctaaaacactttacttcctccagtttttctccattcaaactcacctcccaatggacttgaccctcaaccctactgtacctaattaccttgctcttattcacatttactcttaactttcttctttcacacactaccaaactcagtcaccagcttctgcagtttctcacatgaatcagccaccagcgctgtatcatcagcgaacaacaactgactcacttcccaagctctctcatccccaacagacttcatacttgaccctctttccaaaactcttgcatttacctccctaacaaccccatccataaacaaattaaacaaccatggagacatcacacacccctgccgcaaacctacattcactgagaaccaatcactttcctctcttcctacacgtacacatgccttacatcctcgataaaaacttttcactgcttctaacaactttcctcccacaccatatattcttaataccttccacagagcatctctatcaactctatcatatgccttctccagatccataaatgctacatacaaatccatttgcttttctaagtatttctcacatacattcttcaaagcaaacacctgatccacacatcctctaccacttctgaaaccacactgctcttccccaatctgatgctctgtacatgccttcaccctctcaatcaataccctcccatatgatttaccaggaatactcaacaaacttatacctctgtaatttgagcactcgctcttatcccctttgcctttgtacaatggcactatgcacgcattccgctaatcctcaggcacctcaccatgagtcatacatacattaaataaccttaccaaccagtcagtaatacagtcacccccttttttaataaattccactgcaataccatccaaacctgctgccttgccggctttcatcttccgcaaagcttttactacctcttctctgtttaccaaatcattttccctaaccctctcactttgcacaccacctcgaccaaaacaccctatatctgccactctatcatcaaacacataaataaataaataaataaataaatatatatatatatatatatatatatatatatatatatatatatatatatatatatatatatatatatatatatatatatatatatatatatatatatatatatatatataggaaggaagagaggaaagtgattggttctcagggaatgtaggtttgtggcagaggtgtgtgatgtctccatggttgtttaatttgtttatggatggggttgttagggaggtgaatgcaagagttttggaaggagggcaagtatgaagtctgttgtggatgagagagcttgggaaatgagtcagttgttgttcgctggtgatacagcactagtggctgattcatgtgagaaactgcagaagctggtgactgagtttggtaaagtgtgtgaaagaagaaagttaagagtaaatgtgaataagagcaaggttattaggtacagtagggttgagggtcaagtcaattgggaggtaagtttgaatggagaaaaactggaggaagtgaagtgttttagatatctgggagtggatctggcagcggatggaaccatggaagcggaagtgaatcatagggtgggggagggggcgaaaatcctgggagccttgaagaatgtgtggaagtcgagaacattatctcggaaagcagaaatgggtatgtttgaaggaatagtggttccaacaatgttgtatggttgcgaggcgtgggctatggatagagttgtgcgcaggaggatggatgtgctgttaatgagatgtttgaggacaatgtgttgtgtgaggtggtttgatcgagtaagtaatgtaagggtaagagagatgtgtggaaataaaaagagcgtggttgagagagcagaagagggtgttttgaaatggtttgggcacatggagagaatgagtaaggaaagattgaccaagaggatatatgtgtcggaggtggagggaacgaggagcagtgggagaccaaattggaggtggaaagatggagtgaaaaagattttgtgtgatcggggcctgaacatgcaggagggtgaaaggcgggcaaggaatagagtgaattggatcgatgtggtataccggggttgacgtgctgtcagtggattgaatcagggcatgtgaagcgtctggggtaaaccatggaaagttgtgtggggcctggatatggaaagggagctatggtttcggtcattattgcgtgacagctggagactgagtgtgaacgaatgttgcctttgttgtcttttcctagtgctacctcgcacacatgaggggggagggggatggtattccatgtgtggcgaggtggcgatgggaatgaataggggcagacagtgtgaattgtgtgcatgggtatatatgtatgtgtctgtgtgtgtatatatatgtgtacattgagatgtataggtatgtatatttgcgtgtgtgggcgtgtgtgtgtgtacattgtgtatgggggtgggttgggccatttctttcgtctgtttccttgcgctacctcgcaaacgcaggaatcagcgacaaagcaaaataaataaataaataaataatatatatatatatatatatatatatatatatatatatatatatatatatatatatatatatatatatatatatatatatatatatatatatatatatatatatatatatatggatttgtatgtagcatttatggatctagagaaggcatatgatagagttgatagagatgctctgtggaaggtattaagaatatatggtgtgggaggcaagttgttaaaagcagtgaaaaattattatcgaggatgtaacgcatgtgtacgtgtaggaagagaggaaagtgattgtttctcattgaatgttggtttgcggcagggatgtgtgatgtctcaatggttgtttaatttctttatggattgggttgttagggaggcaaatgcaagagttttggaaagaggggcaagtatgcagtctgttgtggatgagagagcctgggaagtgagtcagctgttgttcgctgatgatacagcgctggtggctgattcgtgtgaggaactgcagaagctggtgactgagatttggtaaagtgtgtgaaagaagaaaactgagagtaaatgtgaatgagagcaaggctatgatgtacagtaggattgagggacaagtcaattgggaggtaagtttgaatggagaaaaactggaggaagtgaagtgttttagaactctgggagtggatttggcagcggatggaaccttggaagcggaagtgaatcatggatgggtgagggggcgaaagttctgggagcgttgaagaatgtgtggaagtcgagaactttatcttggacagcaaaaatgggtatgtttgaaggaatagtggttccatcaatgttgtatggttgcgaggcgtgggctatagatagagttgtgcggtggaaggtggatgtgctggaaatgagatgcttgaggacaatatgtggtgtgaggtggtttgatcgagtaagtaataataggataagagagatgtaggttaataaaaagagtgtggttgagagagcagaagagggtgatttgaaatggtttggtgacaaggagcgaatgagtgaggaaagattgacacggaggatatatgtgtcagaggtggagagaacgaggagaagtgggagaccaaattggaggtggaaagatggagtgaaaaagattttgagtgatcggggcctggacatgcaagagggtgaaaggcgggcaaggaatagagtgaattggaacgatgtggtataccggggtcgacgtgctgtcaatggattgaaccagggcatgtgaagcgtctggggtaaaccatggaaagtagtgtggggcctggatgtggaaagggagctgttgtttcggatcattatacatgacagctagagactgagtgtgaacgaatatggcctttgtcgtctttttttagcgctacctcgcacacatgcgtggggagggggttgctatttcatgtgtggcggggtggcgatgggaatgaacaaaggcagacagtatgaattatgtacatgtgtatatatgtatatggctgtgtgactatatatatgtatacgttgagttgtattgttatgcatatgtgcgtgtgtggacgtgtatatatatatatatat includes these proteins:
- the LOC139755172 gene encoding muscle-specific protein 20 isoform X1, which codes for MVGRNKELEQEVMAWVEAVLGEKLPPGNFEDVFRDGVILCNLINKIAPGSVKKIQTSGGSFKLMENIQRFQEAIKKYGVPHEEIFQTADLYERRNIPQVVLCLFSLGRITQKHPEYEGPALGPKMADESKRDWDEDQQRLLRDGQIGLQMGQNKGATQSGMGSLNQTRHM
- the LOC139755172 gene encoding muscle-specific protein 20 isoform X2 yields the protein MAWVEAVLGEKLPPGNFEDVFRDGVILCNLINKIAPGSVKKIQTSGGSFKLMENIQRFQEAIKKYGVPHEEIFQTADLYERRNIPQVVLCLFSLGRITQKHPEYEGPALGPKMADESKRDWDEDQQRLLRDGQIGLQMGQNKGATQSGMGSLNQTRHM